Proteins from a single region of Streptomyces sp. TN58:
- a CDS encoding 3'-5' exonuclease, producing the protein MSWISGPLMAFDLETTGTDVETDRIVTAAVVRLDPEGAVSAERTWLLNPGVAIPEQASAIHGISTEHAREHGVPAASAVEEIARAVAEGLRSGTPLVVMNARYDLSLLDRECRRYDVASISERLGGMPAPVIDPLVIDKHIDKYRKGKRALHALCAHYGVVLDDAHDARADAVAAARVVRRIGEKHRPVGLMPLTDLHGLQVRAAAQQSASLQAYLRRTADPSAVVEPAWPLIPRMR; encoded by the coding sequence ATGAGCTGGATCAGCGGGCCGTTGATGGCCTTCGACCTGGAGACCACGGGCACCGACGTCGAGACCGACCGCATCGTGACGGCGGCGGTCGTGCGCCTGGATCCGGAAGGAGCCGTCTCGGCGGAACGGACCTGGCTGCTGAATCCCGGCGTGGCCATACCCGAGCAGGCGTCGGCGATCCACGGCATCTCGACGGAACACGCCCGCGAGCACGGGGTACCCGCCGCTTCAGCCGTCGAGGAGATCGCGCGGGCCGTCGCCGAGGGGCTGCGCTCCGGGACGCCCCTGGTGGTGATGAACGCACGCTACGACCTGTCGCTGCTGGACCGTGAGTGCCGGCGCTACGACGTCGCGTCGATCAGCGAGCGGCTGGGCGGCATGCCTGCGCCCGTCATCGATCCGCTGGTGATCGACAAGCACATCGACAAGTACCGCAAGGGCAAGCGGGCCCTGCACGCGCTGTGCGCCCACTACGGCGTGGTCCTCGACGACGCGCACGACGCGCGGGCCGACGCCGTGGCCGCCGCCCGTGTGGTGCGGCGCATAGGTGAGAAGCACCGGCCCGTCGGCCTGATGCCGCTAACGGACCTGCACGGCCTTCAGGTGCGCGCGGCGGCCCAACAGTCGGCCTCCCTCCAGGCCTATCTGAGGCGTACCGCGGATCCGTCGGCCGTGGTCGAGCCGGCCTGGCCGCTCATCCCCCGGATGCGCTGA